CAGGCCACCGAGCTGCGGGGCCGACAGGTGGCGGAGCTGGTGGCGCCCGAGGACGTGGCGGCGCTCACGGGGCCGATGGAGAGCGATACGCCCCGCGAGGTCCGCTGGGTACACCTCGCGGGACGGCAGGTGCTGGGCGAGGTGGTGACATTCCCCCTGGTATTCGAGCGGCAGCCGATGCGGGTGTCCATCGTGCGGGACATCACCGAGCGGAGGCAGTTCCAGGACAAGCTGAACGCGGCCGACCGCATGGCCTCTCTAGGGACGCTGGCCGCGGGGGTGGCGCACGAGATCAACAACCCGCTGTCCTTCATGCTCAGCAATGTGCGCTTCGTCAGCGAGGAGTTGCGCGCGCTGTCGGACGGATGGGACGCGCCCACCCGGGAGCGGCTGCGTGAGGTGCATGCGGCGCTGGAGGAGACGCTCGCGGGAGGAGATCGGGTCCGGGACATCGTCCGGGACTTGAGGACGTTCTCGCGCAGGGACGAGGGGGCCCGTGGGCCGGTGAATCTCCACTCCGTGTTGGACTTGTGCGGGAACATCGCTCGAGGCCAGTTGAGGCACCGGGCGCAGTTGGTGAAGGACTATGGCGTGCTGCCGCTCATCCACGGCAGTGAGTCGCGGCTCGGGCAGCTCTTCCTCAACCTCATCGTCAACGCCGCGCAGGCCATCCCCGAGGGGAGGGATCCGAAGGTGCAGGAGGTGCGCGTCACCACGCGGCGGGAGGGCGCGGACTGGGTGGTGGTGGAGGTGAAGGACACCGGGGTGGGCATCTCTCCGGAGCACCAGCGCCGGCTGTTCGAGCCGTTCTTCACCACCAAGCCCGAGGGGGTGGGCACGGGGCTGGGCCTGTCCATCTGCCACGGCATCGTGTCGGCGCTGGGCGGCCGCATCACCGTGGAGAGCGAGCCGGGCCATGGCAGCACCTTCCGGGTCTTCCTGCCGGTGGGGGCCACGGCCTGAGCCGGACTCATTTGGGGTACTTCTGGGCGAAGTTCTTCCTCACCACCTCGAGGGCCAGGGCCTCCGAGGCCCGTTCGGTGTCTTCCTTGGAGGGGGAGACCCAGCTCTCGTAGCTTCCCAGCGCCTTGGTGAACGTGCGCTTCATGTTGTCCGTCATGTACAAGCCCAGGGATTCCATCAGCCAGCGCACCGCGTCGAAGGCATACCCGTACCAGGCGTCCTCGCAGCCGGTCTCCTCGATGACGATGTCGAGCGTCTCGTGTACCGCGATCGTGAGCGCCAGCTGGAGGTCCTGCTCGTCCTCGGGCAGCGTCACCGAGCGGAAGTACTCATCGAGCCGGCGCAGCCACCGCTGGCTCTTCTGTATCGCCTGGACGATGGCCTGGATGTTGCGCTCCAGCTCCATGCCGGGGCCCCTGAGCGGGGCCTTCCCCTTGAAGAAATAGCTCGAGACGTAGCCGCCGATGACGGGGTTGCCCAGGAACGAGCCACTGAGCTGGCACCAGGGCCCGACGGTGTTGGAGACCAGGGCGCTGACCTCCTGGAACAGGGCGAAGCGCTGGTTCTCGGGGATGTGCGTGGCGTCCCGGGGGATGCGCGAGGAGAGGAACCGCCGCAGCTCCTCCGCCAGCCGCTCCGGTTGGAAGGCATCGAGGCTGTCTCGGATGCGCTGCCAGTCGCTCCCGTCCTCGCCCTGCTTGCGGTGTTTCTTGCTCATGGGCTCTCCGCGCCGCCGCCTCGCCCCGCGATGCCCCGTGCCGCGAGCCGGACGAACTGCGCGTAGCGGACCACATCTCCGGGGTGCTTGGGGAGCAGCACCAGCGGGGTGAGGGGGGGGGTGGGCAGTCGCGCCCGGCGCAGGAGGAACTCGAAGCCCAGCCGGGCCGCCCGCGCGTTGCCATCCGGGAACGGGTGGAAGAAGGCCAGGTCCAGGTACAGCCGCACGGCCTGGACCACCGGGTGGCAGCCGTCCGCCGCGTCCGCCTCCACCTTGCGCGTGAACATCGCCTCCAGCTCCGGGAAGAAGAGGTAGCGGTGGGCGCCGCCGTGGGCGAACGCATCCCCCGTGCGGAAGGACACGGCGTGTCCGAGGACCCGGGCCTGCACCTCGCGCAGCCGCTCGTAGGTCAGGGGCGCCTGGGCATCCGCCAGGGCCCGTACATGGGCCAGCGCGTCCCGGAAGCGGGCCTCTCGCGCCGGGTCCTCGTGGGCCGGCGTGTCCAGCTCCGCCAGGAACCGCTCCTGGGCGTGCGTCTCCTCGAAGGCCCGGGCGCTGGCGGCCTCCAGCTCGGGGCGCAGGTGGGGAAAGGTCCAGTCCAGGGCGAGGCTGGCCTGGAGGTGGGGCAAGAGCTTCTCGGTGGCCTCCACTGCGCGTGTGGCTCCCTGGGTGATGAGTCGTCCGCCCAGCATCCCACGGACAGAGTATGGTACGCCCCCGCCGAACAGGTGGCATTAGGAGGAGAGGGGCTGAATGAAGACGTTCCTCGTGGTCAACCCGCGCAGCGCCGGTGGTCAGACGGGAAAGCGCTGGGCGGAGCTGTCCGCCCAGGTGTCCCGGAGCATCGGCGAGTTCGGTCACGAGTTCACCGCCGGGGCCATGGACGCGGCGCGCATCGCCCGCAAGGCCATCGAGGACGGCTACGAGTGCATCGTCGCGGTGGGCGGGGACGGCACCATCAACGAGGTGGTCAACGGCTTCTTCCGTGACGGCCAGGTCATCAACCCGAAGGCCGCGCTGGGCGTCATTCCCCGGGGCACGGGTGGCGACTTCCGGCGCGCGTTCGGGTGGGACCTGGAGCTGGACTCGGCGCTGGCGCGGCTGCGCACCGAGAAGACGGAGCCCTTCGACGTGGGGCTCGTCGAGTACACCACCCGCGAGGGCAAGCGGGAGCAGCGCTTCTTCGCCAACATCGCCTCCATGGGCGTGAGCGCGGTGGTGGCCAACGAGGTGAACACCAGCAGCAAGGCGCTGGGCGCCAACATGACCTTCGTGCTGGGCACGGTGAAGGGCATGTTCCGCTTCGAGCCGCCCACGGTGCGCATCCGCGTGGATGGAGGGCCCCAGGAGTCGGTGCCCATCAACGTGGTGGCGGTGGCCAACGGCCGCTACTTCGGCAGCGGCATGTGCGTGGCGCCGGACGCGCTCACCCATGATGGGCTCTTCGACGTCACCATCTGGTCCGGCTACACGCTCAGCGACTTCATCTTCAAGTCCAAGGGCATCTACAGCGGCCAGCACGTGACGTGGAAGGGCACGCGCCAGCTCAAGTGCCGCACCTTCGAGGTGGAGAGCGTCGAAGGTCAGGAGGTGCTGCTCGAGGTGGACGGCGAGGTGCCCGGCCGGCTGCCCGCGAAGATGACGCTGCAGCCGGCCGCCATCCGCCTCAAGGTGTAGTGGCGGGCATGAAGTAGTAGACGAGCAGCGTGGGCCAGTGGATCTCGGTGTTCGAGGACTCGCGCGAGTAGTAGTGCGTCAGGTACCCGGGCGAGTTCAGGCGGAAGGAGATCAGCCCATCCGTCTGATGCGCCTGCTTCACGGGGTCCACCAGCAGTGGGTTGGAGTTGATGCCCATCTGGATGCCGTACTTGCCGTTGCCGTTCCACAGCCACCAGGCGCCGAGGTTGCTGCCGGAGATGGCGGGCTTGTTGTTCCAGGTGATGCCGGTCTCGCTCCAGGTGTCGTTGGGGACCAGGTGCGTGTAGACGCTGCCGTCATTCCCGTAGGCGTAGCCGCCGTGGGACGTGGTCACCAGGCTGACCGCGGCGATCCGCGCGGTGGCGGGGATGCTGGCGAGGTTGAAGCGCAGGAA
Above is a genomic segment from Hyalangium ruber containing:
- a CDS encoding ATP-binding protein, translated to MSPTPRHRWQRTAGIPLLLVLIYAVCFGLYSLRRETQTSVRNDERFTLRKVTVEMAQLQSTLETFLREGKLTVARELVAGMSSNPHLQVGLLIDDRQTVVASTRLALLDRKVSEAWPELLRLEHAERMGRARRHMTGIVEVSADGQRVVGYYPVFLSFDRLPEKVGFLYFQHDLATLKAASLYEVQRSVLRSSLMLLLIAGTMGLVIQLTLGRRIQRLTEAAREVVAGKPGVASTEESDDALGRLGQAVSQMAEQIGRNQQELEENEARFQTLIERSPDATFIHWEGKVVFHNPAAAALLGYAQATELRGRQVAELVAPEDVAALTGPMESDTPREVRWVHLAGRQVLGEVVTFPLVFERQPMRVSIVRDITERRQFQDKLNAADRMASLGTLAAGVAHEINNPLSFMLSNVRFVSEELRALSDGWDAPTRERLREVHAALEETLAGGDRVRDIVRDLRTFSRRDEGARGPVNLHSVLDLCGNIARGQLRHRAQLVKDYGVLPLIHGSESRLGQLFLNLIVNAAQAIPEGRDPKVQEVRVTTRREGADWVVVEVKDTGVGISPEHQRRLFEPFFTTKPEGVGTGLGLSICHGIVSALGGRITVESEPGHGSTFRVFLPVGATA
- a CDS encoding diacylglycerol/lipid kinase family protein; protein product: MKTFLVVNPRSAGGQTGKRWAELSAQVSRSIGEFGHEFTAGAMDAARIARKAIEDGYECIVAVGGDGTINEVVNGFFRDGQVINPKAALGVIPRGTGGDFRRAFGWDLELDSALARLRTEKTEPFDVGLVEYTTREGKREQRFFANIASMGVSAVVANEVNTSSKALGANMTFVLGTVKGMFRFEPPTVRIRVDGGPQESVPINVVAVANGRYFGSGMCVAPDALTHDGLFDVTIWSGYTLSDFIFKSKGIYSGQHVTWKGTRQLKCRTFEVESVEGQEVLLEVDGEVPGRLPAKMTLQPAAIRLKV
- a CDS encoding Fic family protein, which encodes MPHLQASLALDWTFPHLRPELEAASARAFEETHAQERFLAELDTPAHEDPAREARFRDALAHVRALADAQAPLTYERLREVQARVLGHAVSFRTGDAFAHGGAHRYLFFPELEAMFTRKVEADAADGCHPVVQAVRLYLDLAFFHPFPDGNARAARLGFEFLLRRARLPTPPLTPLVLLPKHPGDVVRYAQFVRLAARGIAGRGGGAESP